Genomic segment of Caldalkalibacillus uzonensis:
TCCTTGATCCAGTGCCGGCTGTTCTGAAAAAGCAAAAGAGATAATGGGCTGTAGCAGCTGTTTCAATTCAGCAACGGGCCACGTCTGCTTGGTATCATTCTGCACCTTCTTCAAACAGTGGACAGCATCACTCCCCACACAGTGTAAACTGACGGTACGTGCCTTTGCTGCCAAAGCGTGCAGAAACAGTTCCACTTCATCCTTGGGAACGGGCTGGTGTTGGTCAAACCAAGTTTGCAATTTATGCTTTACGCTTTGGCGCAACCTGGAATGGTATTTTTGCATCAGTGACCACCCTACTATATTTTCCTAATATTATACTAAACACTGTGTCTGGTGAACTACTATATATTGGAGGAGCAGCCCAAACTGTCGGGACACTTGCAAAAAAACAAACATTTTAATTTAACGCCTGGTTGTCAGCAAGTGCCAAGCCGCCCCTAAGACCAGTGGAGCATTTAAAGCGACAGCCAGCCACAGCCCTTCCCGCATTTATCAGTTTCTATCATATTCCTCCAGCAACAAAGCCAACTCATGGGCAGCCATGGGTTTGGCGAACAAAAAACCTTGTCCCACTTGACAGTAATGGCGGCGCAGAAAACGAAGCTGTTCTTCCCGCTCTATCCCTTCTGCCACCACTTCCAGTTCCAGCAGGCGAGCCAAATTAATAATGCTTCTGACCAGGGCTTCTCCCCGTTCGGAGCCAATTTGCTGCACAAATGAGCGGTCAATTTTCAGCTCATGGAGGGGAAAGGCAATCAGACGGCTCAGGGAAGAGTAACCGGTGCCAAAATCATCCACCGCCACCCGCACACCTAATTTTGTTAATTCAGATAATTGACCGACGGCACGCTCATAATCCCCCAACATCGATTCAGTCAACTCTACCGTTAGCTGTTCCAAGGGAAAACCTGTTGCCCGGGAGGCAGCCTGTAAGCGCTCAGACAAACGCTCCTCCACAAATTGCCCCATAGACAAATTGATGCTTAAGCGTTGGCGGGCCAAAAACAAGCTGGGCATAATCCTCGCCCAGCCACAAACTGTAATTGTTACTCATGCTGCGCCTCCTTCTGTGTGCCTTGAGTTCAACCACTGTCTGTTGCAAATCTGTCTTAAATTATAGTACAGCACTGCCAAGGTTGTATATCCTGCGGGAGGGTGATCTTCGGGAGCATGGACAGCATCGCTTTGACCACAGCCTCTTGCTCTTGATCGGCCGGCAGGCCATCCCTGCCATTTGACGTGATGTCAAATTATAGGCAATATCTGCTGTAGTCAGCAGCTGATCACAAATTCGACCATGGCTAGGAAAAAAACTGACGCCTGCCTTGAAGGTGAGCTTTCTCCCTGACAAACCACAGGGGCAAATATGCCTTCTGTCGTTGTGATGTATCCAATCTATCTAGCTCGACACTACAGGGATATGCCTGTTGACCAGTATGATCGTTATGGTTCATGATGTTGGTTCCCACTTAGTTTTATGTTTTAACCATCGGAAGAGGGGCTCGTGCTTCTCCACAGGTGCCCGTGAGTCTGAACATAGAGGGCTGCCTGCTCTTCATCTAAGGGAAGGTCGCTGTACAACGGTGGGCAACCGTTTACGCTCCAGCAGATAGTCCGGAACCAAGCGGTTGCCCTGATAGGCCAGGCTGAACAGCTTGTCCAAGCGCTCACTCAAGCCGTTTGCGTCGCCGTCTCAATTTGATCCAGATCGAGGGCCAAGAGGGCATAGTTGCACTTGGCCTCCAGATAGCTTTCTTGCAACATGCGGGTCAAAAAGTTCTGTTCTTCCTGATTTTTCGCACTCGCAAATACTTTCTCAAATGCTGAAATAGCCTGACTGTACAGCTCAAATTTCTCTTGCAGAGATGGTGTTTCTTCGGCCAGGATAAGGTAGGCATG
This window contains:
- a CDS encoding EAL domain-containing protein, producing the protein MSERLQAASRATGFPLEQLTVELTESMLGDYERAVGQLSELTKLGVRVAVDDFGTGYSSLSRLIAFPLHELKIDRSFVQQIGSERGEALVRSIINLARLLELEVVAEGIEREEQLRFLRRHYCQVGQGFLFAKPMAAHELALLLEEYDRN